A genome region from Actinopolymorpha sp. NPDC004070 includes the following:
- a CDS encoding MerR family transcriptional regulator, which translates to MRISKAAQALGMSPRMLRYRERLGLVPRGRADSWWRPRPDGADFTPVPPRSQPPNQPPSSTPGRPPGQPRPQARNHPRTHAGHRQYTEEDLHTIALAAQLEEKYDVTPLAVAFALRAFAEPAVGAAVRELGERLGRLPTPAARAAEIDKDRALRWLGRSGVLQPPRPRPR; encoded by the coding sequence ATGCGGATCAGCAAGGCCGCTCAGGCCCTCGGAATGTCCCCCCGGATGCTGCGCTACCGCGAGCGGCTGGGCCTGGTCCCCCGCGGGCGGGCCGACTCGTGGTGGCGGCCGCGGCCCGACGGCGCCGACTTCACCCCCGTCCCGCCGCGGAGCCAGCCGCCGAACCAGCCGCCGAGCAGCACTCCCGGTCGACCGCCGGGGCAGCCCCGGCCCCAGGCCCGGAACCACCCCCGGACCCACGCCGGTCACCGGCAGTACACCGAGGAGGACCTGCACACCATCGCCCTCGCCGCGCAGTTGGAGGAGAAGTACGACGTCACGCCGCTCGCGGTGGCGTTCGCGCTGCGCGCCTTCGCCGAACCCGCCGTCGGCGCGGCGGTGCGGGAGCTGGGTGAACGCCTCGGCCGGCTGCCCACTCCGGCGGCCCGGGCCGCCGAGATCGACAAGGATCGCGCGCTGCGCTGGCTCGGCCGCAGCGGGGTGCTCCAGCCGCCCCGGCCGCGGCCGCGCTGA